One genomic window of Glycine soja cultivar W05 chromosome 9, ASM419377v2, whole genome shotgun sequence includes the following:
- the LOC114367137 gene encoding tyrosine/DOPA decarboxylase 2-like, with translation MAMNPLDPQEFRRQGHMIIDFLADYYQNIANYPVLSHVEPGYLRELMPSFAPLNPEPIETILRDLQQHIVPGITHWQSPNYFAYFPSSGSTAGFLGEMLSTGFNLVGFNWVSSPAATELESIVMEWLGQVLKLPKAFLFSGSGGGVLLGTTCEAILVTLVAARDKVLSQIGRENICKLVVYVSDQTHCAVQKAAHIIGILPKNIRVVKTMKSTSFTLLPESLVSSIHTDVQKGLVPCYLCATVGTTSTTAIDPLGPLCKVAKEYGMWVHVDAAYAGSACICPEFRHLIDGVEGANSFSLNAHKWFLTNLDCCCLWVKDPASVIKSLSTNSVYLENSASDSNQVVDYKDWQITLSRRFRALKVWLVLRSYGVANLRNFLRSHVEMAKTFEGLVRMDKRFEIFVPRNLAVVCFRILPCAVARIGNGRVQNGYLTTEDAANEINRKLLDSINGSGLVYMTHAIVGGAFVIRCAIGATLTEKTHVIMAWKVVQEHADTILNH, from the coding sequence ATGGCCATGAACCCTTTGGATCCACAAGAATTCAGGAGGCAAGGGCACATGATCATTGACTTCCTTGCTGATTATTACCAGAACATTGCCAACTATCCAGTGTTGAGCCATGTAGAACCAGGTTATCTTAGAGAACTCATGCCATCTTTTGCACCTCTCAACCCTGAACCAATTGAAACCATCCTTCGAGATTTGCAGCAGCACATAGTCCCTGGCATAACACACTGGCAAAGCCCTAATTACTTTGCTTACTTTCCCTCCAGCGGTAGCACAGCAGGGTTTCTTGGTGAGATGCTGAGCACAGGGTTCAACTTGGTAGGGTTCAATTGGGTGTCTTCACCAGCAGCAACAGAATTAGAAAGCATTGTCATGGAGTGGCTAGGTCAGGTTCTGAAGCTCCCAAAGGCTTTTCTCTTTTCAGGTAGTGGTGGAGGTGTGCTGCTAGGTACAACATGTGAGGCCATTTTGGTCACACTAGTTGCTGCTAGGGATAAAGTACTTAGCCAAATTGGTAGAGAAAATATTTGCAAGCTTGTTGTTTATGTCTCTGATCAAACACATTGTGCTGTACAGAAAGCAGCTCATATAATAGGAATTCTCCCCAAAAATATTAGGGTTGTCAAGACTATGAAGTCAACTTCATTCACTTTGTTGCCAGAGTCACTGGTATCTTCCATTCACACAGATGTTCAAAAAGGATTGGTTCCTTGTTATCTTTGTGCCACTGTGGGAACAACTTCAACCACTGCAATTGATCCATTAGGACCACTGTGCAAGGTGGCAAAAGAATATGGCATGTGGGTCCATGTTGATGCTGCTTATGCTGGAAGTGCATGCATTTGTCCTGAGTTCAGACACTTGATTGATGGAGTTGAGGGTGCAAACTCTTTCAGTCTCAATGCTCACAAGTGGTTTCTCACTAACTTAGATTGTTGCTGTCTTTGGGTGAAGGATCCAGCTTCTGTGATTAAGTCCCTATCAACAAATTCAGTGTACTTAGAAAACAGTGCTTCTGATTCAAATCAAGTGGTGGACTACAAGGACTGGCAGATAACCTTGAGCAGAAGATTCCGTGCACTCAAAGTTTGGCTTGTTCTGAGAAGCTATGGTGTTGCTAATCTCAGAAACTTCCTCAGAAGCCACGTTGAAATGGCTAAGACTTTTGAAGGGTTGGTAAGAATGGACAAGAGGTTTGAGATTTTTGTGCCTAGAAATCTTGCTGTGGTTTGCTTTAGGATTTTACCTTGTGCAGTTGCAAGGATTGGTAATGGTAGGGTCCAAAATGGATATCTAACAACTGAGGATGCTGCAAATGAAATCAACCGCAAATTGCTTGATTCAATAAATGGTTCAGGACTTGTGTACATGACTCATGCAATTGTTGGAGGGGCTTTCGTTATTAGGTGTGCCATAGGAGCAACTTTAACTGAGAAAACACATGTCATCATGGCCTGGAAAGTGGTGCAGGAACATGCAGATACAATTCTAAACCATTAA
- the LOC114425606 gene encoding uncharacterized protein LOC114425606 — translation MDHHFTSETSLIILLLITSLSSLATATNINIVHHDLQSDITEFCKKTTNPALCAETIHPHFLKNRIEPFKALDIEVDATLAKAKKTLANIQTLESKTGTTKSSKDSFDICKDQYKSMLDAIKETKAAIANKDIITAKFKFSAVLSFQAACKDAFEDGKIPFFEDSDAVYNLGGNCLDIIADMEKAQGPQKMPPVQQSAPSAFSNVIGTVS, via the coding sequence ATGGATCACCATTTCACTTCAGAAACCTCTCTCATTATTCTTCTCCTCATCACATCCCTCTCCTCCCTTGCCACCGCCACCAACATCAATATCGTCCACCACGACCTCCAATCCGACATCACCGAATTCTGCAAGAAAACCACCAACCCCGCCCTCTGTGCCGAGACCATCCATCCCCACTTCCTCAAGAACAGAATCGAGCCCTTCAAGGCGCTCGACATAGAAGTGGACGCCACCCTGGCGAAGGCAAAAAAAACCCTAGCCAACATTCAAACCCTAGAATCCAAAACGGGCACCACCAAATCGTCCAAGGACTCGTTCGACATTTGCAAGGACCAGTACAAGAGCATGCTCGACGCCATCAAGGAAACCAAAGCCGCGATTGCTAATAAGGACATCATCACGGCTAAGTTCAAGTTCAGTGCTGTTTTGTCGTTCCAAGCGGCGTGCAAGGACGCGTTTGAAGATGGGAAAATCCCGTTCTTTGAAGACTCCGACGCGGTTTACAACCTGGGAGGGAATTGCTTGGATATTATCGCTGATATGGAGAAAGCTCAGGGTCCTCAGAAAATGCCACCGGTGCAACAAAGTGCCCCTTCTGCATTTAGCAACGTCATCGGAACCGTCTCATAA
- the LOC114425574 gene encoding uncharacterized protein LOC114425574, producing the protein MAFAFTFTKTLILFVSLSSLLLQTHAARGPRTVQARLYSLCKPTTNVGLCYRTILPEVLGLPRFNYYKALEVEMLVTQKQVEKTSKLISVLLARPGNSKDLGDSLQICKEQYGNIMDSMAEAKSQVAQRNVIEARFKFSSVVSYYESCNDSFTKGTSPIVEEAQGVYDLAGNCLDIMKAIQDRESRRRRGTGPVTSP; encoded by the exons ATGGCTTTCGCTTTCACTTTCACCAAAACCCTAATTCTCTTCGTCTCCCTCTCCTCCCTCCTCCTCCAAACCCACGCGGCCCGCGGCCCCCGCACCGTCCAGGCCCGCCTCTACAGCCTCTGCAAGCCCACCACCAATGTTGGGCTGTGCTACAGGACCATCCTGCCGGAGGTGCTGGGCCTGCCCCGCTTCAACTATTACAAGGCCCTCGAGGTGGAGATGCTCGTGACCCAGAAACAG GTGGAGAAAACCTCGAAGTTGATAAGCGTGCTCCTGGCGAGGCCCGGAAACTCGAAGGATCTCGGCGACTCACTCCAGATTTGTAAGGAGCAGTACGGCAACATCATGGACTCGATGGCGGAGGCCAAAAGTCAAGTGGCTCAGCGCAACGTCATAGAGGCACGTTTCAAGTTCAGCTCCGTTGTATCCTACTATGAAAGTTGCAATGATTCCTTCACCAAAGGGACCTCGCCGATTGTCGAGGAGGCGCAGGGCGTGTACGACCTCGCCGGAAACTGCTTGGACATCATGAAAGCCATTCAAGATAGAGAGAGTCGTCGCCGTCGAGGTACGGGCCCGGTTACAAGCCCATAA
- the LOC114425820 gene encoding patatin-like protein 3 → MATMSASSMNLNMIDSNFEVDKLTYEIFSILENNFLFGYGHTENRTNLVNFPLKDAKPVKHAAGKVRILCIDGAGATDGILAAKSLAHLEACLRRKSGEANARVADFFDAAAGSGIGGVLAALLFTRGKDGRPLCTAEEALRFLTDNRRRISRRSGILRRVLRPAEKLFRKTFGECTLKDTVKPVLIPCYDLVTRAPFVFSRADALEVDGFDFKMRDVCAATSADPSSAGPTEMLSVDGRTRIVAVDGGVAMNNPTAAAITHVLNNKHEFPFCNGVSDLLVLSLGNGESDFNAVKSPSGFVRIAGEGASDMVDQAVSMAFGECRMSNYVRIQSNGIMANKGTQAKSCKTASDLLSISEEMLAQKNVESLLFKGKKVAENTNMDKLELFGGELIKEQERRKTSILPTVVLKNNNASPSPSRTSSATTLSTLSSTS, encoded by the exons ATGGCAACAATGTCCGCATCTTCAATGAACCTTAACATGATTGACTCTAACTTCGAAGTCGACAAGCTCACCTACGAAATCTTTTCCATTTTGGAGAACAATTTCCTTTTCGGCTACGGCCACACCGAAAATCGCACCAATTTGGTTAATTTTCCGCTGAAAGACGCGAAACCGGTGAAACACGCCGCCGGCAAGGTCCGCATCCTCTGCATTGACGGCGCCGGCGCCACCGACGGCATCCTCGCCGCGAAGTCCCTCGCGCACCTCGAGGCTTGCCTCCGCCGCAAGTCCGGCGAAGCGAACGCTCGTGTCGCCGACTTCTTCGACGCCGCTGCTGGCTCCGGCATTGGCGGCGTCCTCGCCGCACTGCTCTTCACGCGCGGCAAGGACGGCCGGCCGCTGTGCACCGCCGAGGAGGCGCTGCGGTTCCTCACCGACAACCGCCGCAGGATCTCGCGGCGGTCGGGGATTCTCCGTCGTGTTCTCCGGCCGGCGGAGAAGCTCTTCCGCAAGACGTTTGGAGAGTGCACGCTGAAGGACACGGTGAAGCCCGTGCTGATCCCGTGCTACGACCTCGTCACGCGCGCACCGTTCGTTTTCTCGCGCGCCGACGCGCTGGAAGTGGACGGCTTCGATTTCAAGATGCGCGACGTGTGCGCCGCCACGTCAGCGGACCCCTCCTCTGCGGGCCCCACCGAGATGCTGTCCGTCGACGGCAGGACCAGGATCGTCGCCGTCGATGGAGGCGTCGCCATGAACAATCCAACGGCTGCCGCCATCACGCACGTGCTCAATAACAAACACGAGTTCCCGTTCTGTAACGGCGTTTCCGACCTCCTCGTACTCTCCCTCGGTAACGGAGAGTCAGACTTTAACGCCGTTAAGTCACCCTCTGGCTTCGTAAGGATCGCTGGCGAAGGAGCTTCCGATATG GTTGATCAAGCCGTATCGATGGCATTTGGTGAGTGTCGGATGAGCAATTATGTGAGAATTCAGTCAAACGGAATCATGGCAAACAAGGGCACACAAGCCAAGTCCTGCAAAACGGCGTCGGATTTGTTATCTATTTCGGAGGAGATGTTGGCACAGAAGAACGTTGAGTCCCTTTTGTTCAAGGGGAAGAAGGTGGCGGAGAACACCAACATGGACAAGTTGGAGTTGTTTGGGGGAGAGTTAATTAAGGaacaagagagaagaaaaaccaGCATTTTACCAACGGTGGTGTTGAAGAACAACAATGCCTCACCTTCCCCCAGCAGAACTTCCTCTGCCACTACCTTGTCCACTTTGTCTTCGACTAGTTAA